The following proteins are encoded in a genomic region of Pelodictyon phaeoclathratiforme BU-1:
- a CDS encoding YccF domain-containing protein, which yields MKTLGNILWHFPFFGFVSAILVYLLGLIFTVTIVAAPIGLGLMEYGKFLFAPFGHAMISKSDLNVKQNPVWMAYSTIVMIIYLPLGLILALIAVCQVAAQFVTIINIPVALVIAKSLGTYLNPVNKICVHSAVVEEIERRKAKAEV from the coding sequence ATGAAAACGCTTGGCAATATTCTGTGGCACTTCCCGTTTTTCGGTTTCGTCAGTGCTATTCTTGTCTATCTGTTAGGGCTTATTTTTACAGTGACGATCGTTGCAGCACCAATTGGCCTGGGGTTAATGGAGTACGGGAAATTTCTGTTCGCCCCATTCGGGCATGCGATGATCAGCAAATCTGATCTCAACGTTAAACAAAATCCGGTATGGATGGCATACTCAACCATTGTGATGATTATCTACCTTCCCCTCGGCCTCATTCTTGCGCTAATCGCGGTTTGTCAAGTAGCCGCGCAGTTCGTGACAATTATCAATATTCCTGTTGCACTTGTTATTGCCAAGTCTCTCGGGACCTATCTGAACCCGGTCAACAAGATATGTGTGCACAGTGCAGTGGTGGAAGAAATAGAACGTCGTAAAGCGAAAGCCGAAGTATGA
- a CDS encoding NAD(P)-dependent oxidoreductase — protein MNTTANRNRDLHEPITIVERGVFALVRLLLPPQVDNKHAAEYFRVTIGQIDRFIEWFVVRPDTLINDDKVTGYDVYTSPTRSPVFNAGSTSRINVAHFIADLITSDKTWKRWRGQMPVIYNI, from the coding sequence ATGAACACTACAGCTAACAGGAACCGGGATCTTCATGAGCCAATCACCATCGTCGAACGAGGAGTTTTTGCTCTTGTTCGCCTGTTGCTGCCTCCGCAAGTGGATAACAAACATGCTGCAGAGTATTTTCGGGTTACCATCGGTCAGATCGACAGGTTCATTGAGTGGTTTGTTGTGCGTCCGGATACATTGATCAATGACGACAAGGTTACAGGTTATGATGTATATACTTCACCGACCAGAAGCCCTGTCTTCAATGCAGGCTCAACCAGTCGTATTAATGTCGCACACTTTATAGCTGATCTGATCACCAGCGATAAAACCTGGAAGAGGTGGAGGGGGCAGATGCCTGTCATCTACAATATATGA
- a CDS encoding type II toxin-antitoxin system HicB family antitoxin produces the protein MRNYTAIVERCKETGLFVGFIPGFQGAHTQGETLDELHQNLQEVIEMLLEDGEPVLEAEFIGTQNIVVA, from the coding sequence ATGAGAAATTACACGGCAATTGTTGAACGATGTAAGGAGACTGGTCTTTTTGTAGGATTCATCCCAGGATTCCAGGGAGCACACACACAAGGGGAAACCCTGGATGAACTGCATCAAAATCTTCAGGAAGTCATTGAAATGCTGCTTGAGGATGGAGAACCAGTGCTGGAAGCAGAATTTATTGGCACTCAAAATATAGTTGTGGCCTGA
- a CDS encoding type II toxin-antitoxin system HicA family toxin, with protein MGHLPVLKPREIVGFLEALGFNEIRQRGTHKQFRHADGRYQAVSKHFTDSFIQFSRYRLLAKRSS; from the coding sequence ATGGGACATTTACCTGTTCTCAAACCTCGCGAGATTGTTGGATTCCTTGAAGCACTTGGATTTAACGAAATTCGACAACGGGGTACTCATAAGCAGTTTCGCCACGCGGATGGCAGGTATCAAGCCGTCAGCAAGCATTTCACGGATTCGTTCATTCAGTTTTCCCGATACCGACTTTTGGCCAAGCGCAGTAGCTAA
- a CDS encoding Txe/YoeB family addiction module toxin, which yields MGYALVYTDVAHEDIEKLKKSGDMVAIRKLARMLEELIDHPFTGSGKPEQLRYNFSGCWSRRISRKHRLVYTVDDKTVTVHLLSVYGHYDDR from the coding sequence ATGGGCTATGCGCTTGTCTATACTGACGTTGCTCATGAAGATATTGAGAAGCTTAAAAAGTCTGGTGACATGGTTGCGATCCGCAAACTTGCCAGAATGCTTGAAGAACTTATTGACCATCCTTTTACAGGATCAGGTAAACCGGAACAACTCAGATACAATTTTTCTGGTTGCTGGTCACGAAGGATTTCCAGGAAACACCGCCTTGTATATACAGTAGATGACAAAACAGTAACCGTTCACCTGCTTTCTGTTTACGGGCATTATGATGATCGATGA
- a CDS encoding type II toxin-antitoxin system Phd/YefM family antitoxin produces the protein MIAISTTELRRNLRKYLNTANKERVIIQCGKSETYEIIPARKMSDTDRYFSDPNVVEHLQHSLQQVEEGKTTVLKKSDIKNFLGLE, from the coding sequence ATGATAGCAATAAGCACAACCGAGTTGAGGCGGAACCTTCGGAAATACCTCAATACCGCAAATAAGGAACGGGTCATTATCCAGTGCGGAAAGAGCGAAACCTATGAAATTATTCCTGCCCGGAAAATGAGTGATACTGACCGATATTTTTCTGATCCCAATGTTGTTGAACATTTACAGCACTCTCTTCAGCAAGTAGAGGAGGGTAAAACAACGGTTCTCAAAAAATCAGATATCAAAAACTTCCTGGGACTTGAGTAA
- a CDS encoding DUF2442 domain-containing protein translates to MKKCVSIIEARYVKDYQIFLKFNTGETGEVDLRDLVYKCPIAEPLRNPEAFSHFYLDSWPTLAWECGFDVDPESLYFRATGRSVWETKAS, encoded by the coding sequence ATTAAGAAATGTGTTTCAATTATAGAAGCAAGGTATGTCAAGGATTATCAGATATTTCTGAAATTCAATACTGGTGAAACCGGCGAGGTTGATCTGCGTGATCTTGTCTATAAATGTCCAATAGCGGAACCATTGCGGAACCCTGAAGCTTTTTCACATTTTTATCTTGATTCCTGGCCTACTCTTGCATGGGAATGCGGTTTTGATGTAGACCCTGAGTCACTGTATTTCAGGGCAACCGGCAGGTCGGTCTGGGAGACGAAAGCATCCTGA